In the Wyeomyia smithii strain HCP4-BCI-WySm-NY-G18 chromosome 2, ASM2978416v1, whole genome shotgun sequence genome, one interval contains:
- the LOC129723838 gene encoding uncharacterized protein LOC129723838: MMKCAALIVFALAAITRAEQFNGYFYPKPSCSFGAAQTVYLTQTQTEYQVHTETIGGGQQTITQYSSIYITSAYTQTVPAYRTLTETNTYTVTQPGQTFYNTITQPPIVSTTTRIQPTTVYQTIRDVTTATLPPQTLYNTITLPPVVRTSTVVQTVPVVQTVRDVVTITAPPVTLPPQIIYSTIQLPAITTTSYYTSTTRLVQTVYDTVISSVQVPGPTNYQTITQPARTVVSTSISYSATPVYRTQTDTQTITLPAPPAQYRTIYSTISVSGQIQTEYSVATTTLRDVQYITSTVTRTAPGIQYDAQTIYSTVTKTFCGPENTYLPAAEGNNGGFTGFGSGFSHRFNRFF, from the coding sequence AAATGTGCGGCACTGATCGTCTTCGCTCTGGCAGCCATTACTAGGGCCGAGCAGTTTAACGGATACTTCTATCCGAAACCAAGCTGTTCATTTGGAGCTGCCCAAACCGTGTATTTGACGCAAACCCAAACTGAATATCAAGTACATACGGAAACTATAGGAGGCGGTCAACAAACTATTACCCAATATTCTTCGATCTACATCACATCCGCATATACCCAGACTGTTCCGGCATATCGAACGTTGACGGAAACCAACACCTACACCGTAACGCAACCAGGACAAACTTTCTACAACACGATAACACAGCCACCGATCGTCTCAACTACAACGCGAATTCAACCAACTACAGTATATCAAACAATTCGTGATGTCACTACCGCCACACTGCCACCACAAACCCTGTACAATACAATTACACTACCGCCAGTCGTTAGGACCTCAACAGTTGTACAAACGGTTCCAGTTGTGCAAACCGTTCGTGACGTAGTAACTATCACTGCCCCACCCGTAACACTGCCACCGCAAATTATCTACTCTACTATTCAACTTCCTGCCATCACAACCACTTCTTACTACACATCGACCACGCGACTGGTACAGACCGTTTATGATACTGTTATTTCATCAGTACAAGTGCCAGGACCAACCAATTATCAAACTATCACTCAACCAGCACGAACTGTAGTTTCGACAAGCATCAGCTACTCGGCAACTCCAGTCTATCGCACGCAAACCGATACTCAAACCATTACCCTCCCAGCACCTCCTGCACAATATCGAACAATCTACTCCACTATATCCGTGTCTGGTCAAATTCAAACCGAGTACAGTGTGGCCACCACCACCCTACGTGACGTCCAGTACATTACCAGTACCGTGACCAGGACTGCTCCCGGAATTCAGTACGACGCTCAAACCATTTACTCCACAGTAACCAAGACGTTCTGCGGGCCTGAGAATACCTACTTGCCAGCCGCCGAGGGCAACAATGGAGGTTTCACCGGATTTGGCAGTGGATTCAGCCACCGATTCAACCGATTCTTCTAA